A stretch of Thermomicrobium roseum DSM 5159 DNA encodes these proteins:
- a CDS encoding helix-turn-helix transcriptional regulator, which translates to MVRTLLVRDDALGWQELAAQLAGCSGITAVQLAADLATAAQLAVTWRPDLVVLGAGLLREPLDPALGELVQRAPSVLLARALPVQLVATLLNSGLPLRGVLTWDDLDRALLPAVIALLTQSPLLLAGPRAAAQLAALWRERVGRPRLSPAEERLLPLLAEWDLTYAAIAGRLGVAPATVKARVRRLAHKLGVTPGRGAVVAAARQRGLLAP; encoded by the coding sequence ATGGTGCGCACCCTGCTTGTCCGGGACGACGCGCTCGGCTGGCAGGAGCTGGCTGCCCAGCTGGCCGGTTGCTCGGGAATCACAGCCGTCCAGCTGGCCGCTGATCTTGCCACCGCCGCCCAGCTCGCTGTGACCTGGCGCCCCGACCTCGTCGTCCTCGGGGCCGGTCTCTTGCGCGAACCGCTCGACCCGGCGCTCGGAGAGCTAGTGCAGCGGGCTCCGAGCGTGCTTCTGGCGCGCGCACTCCCTGTCCAGCTCGTCGCGACGCTCCTGAACTCCGGGTTGCCGCTCCGGGGAGTCCTCACTTGGGACGACCTGGACCGGGCACTGCTGCCCGCGGTGATCGCGCTCCTCACGCAGAGCCCGCTCCTGCTCGCCGGGCCGAGAGCGGCAGCCCAGCTGGCTGCGCTGTGGCGCGAGCGAGTAGGTCGTCCGAGGCTGAGTCCGGCAGAGGAGCGGCTCCTGCCGCTCCTGGCCGAGTGGGATCTCACCTATGCAGCGATCGCCGGGCGGCTGGGCGTGGCACCGGCGACCGTCAAGGCGCGGGTGCGGCGGCTGGCTCACAAGCTCGGGGTCACGCCTGGGCGGGGCGCGGTGGTCGCGGCAGCTCGCCAGCGTGGCTTGCTGGCCCCCTGA
- the upp gene encoding uracil phosphoribosyltransferase: MAEQLVHPTPMRGVPQPRREDVLGQARLRVLDHPLVTALLTVARDERTPPAEFERVLHELTRFLLYEALREEPLQTFRVPSPTGEEADGGALRAGLAVLAILRAGLGMLAPVRQLVPAAPIYLVGARRDEETLRSTIYYKKLPGRFDVLRHVVIVDPMLATGGSAVATVELLRQTYSGPISFLGIIGAPYGVQHLLSADPDVRIYLAALDERLDDRGFIVPGLGDAGDRLFGTQ, translated from the coding sequence ATGGCTGAGCAACTCGTCCATCCAACTCCGATGCGGGGCGTCCCGCAGCCGCGGCGCGAGGACGTCCTGGGGCAAGCACGGTTGCGCGTGCTCGACCATCCGTTAGTGACGGCGCTGCTCACGGTCGCGCGCGACGAGCGCACGCCGCCAGCCGAGTTCGAGCGAGTGTTGCACGAGCTGACGCGGTTTCTTCTCTACGAAGCGCTGCGCGAGGAACCGTTGCAAACGTTCCGGGTCCCCTCGCCGACGGGCGAGGAAGCAGACGGGGGAGCGCTGCGGGCTGGACTGGCCGTGCTGGCGATCTTGCGGGCCGGACTCGGCATGCTCGCACCGGTGCGCCAGCTGGTCCCCGCTGCACCGATCTACCTGGTGGGAGCGCGACGCGACGAGGAAACGCTGCGCTCGACCATCTATTACAAGAAGCTTCCGGGGCGATTCGATGTCCTCCGCCATGTCGTCATCGTCGATCCGATGCTGGCGACCGGAGGTTCGGCCGTGGCGACGGTGGAGCTCCTCCGGCAGACCTACAGCGGGCCGATCTCATTTCTCGGGATCATCGGTGCGCCCTATGGTGTCCAGCACCTGCTTTCGGCCGATCCCGACGTGCGGATCTACCTGGCGGCACTCGACGAGCGCCTCGACGACCGGGGATTCATCGTACCTGGTTTGGGCGATGCTGGAGACCGGCTGTTCGGGACGCAGTGA
- a CDS encoding S8 family peptidase has translation MRWTPIRSRLLAWLLIPVLLLGGSPRSLDGAQAHETTLAEAVEWAVAVERATCSIARQPHPEPLCLADLPARLEPIDPDGQWWRLRFDQPATAADWIVRLMGRPGVTGLEPAVRLFYQWTPADPLVAQQEWLTVAGFPTAWDDTIGRAEVSVAVIDSGVAARHPDLAGKLLPGYDYLRRDPDPDDEVGHGTAVAGVIAAAADGRGMVGGAPGVKIVPLKVGDQIGASSLLIAEAVYGAIERGVQVINLSLGADTPSGALERAIEQAYARGIVVVAAAGNTPDSVTFPASYPEVVAVGGATADGKRLASFTSRLTRVDLVAPAENVLTTSWDGQEPGWDRRTGTSFAAPMVSAAAALVRSIAPDSSVEWVRQTLRETASPLDPPGQPGAGSGLLSARGAVERAVLRRFAQTWQRADLPVAAGQATRSWVWGPSAFAVGREPYAETRAGTRAVAYFDKARLELTDPDRSPEDPWAVTSGLLARELISGMEQVGDRRFVPRSPASIPVAGDPDDRLGPTYATLAAVLALPPLEEGELITQTIDRSGRVGNEQRLAGYGVRAGPLVPETGHRVASVFWEFLQGRDVVYTGGRFETADLFWPPFAITGFPITEAYWARVTVGGVVRDVLVQCFERRCLTYTPENLPGWRVELGNVGQHYYRWRYGALPDQPPASDPAAMAPVDGSGRG, from the coding sequence ATGCGGTGGACGCCGATCCGGTCCCGGCTGCTCGCCTGGCTCCTGATCCCGGTTCTGCTCCTGGGCGGGTCGCCGCGCTCGCTGGACGGGGCGCAGGCGCACGAGACGACACTTGCGGAGGCGGTGGAATGGGCGGTGGCGGTCGAACGCGCAACCTGCTCTATCGCTCGTCAGCCTCACCCGGAGCCTCTCTGCCTAGCTGATCTCCCCGCTCGACTGGAACCGATCGATCCGGATGGGCAGTGGTGGCGGCTCCGCTTCGATCAGCCGGCGACTGCTGCCGATTGGATCGTGCGTCTGATGGGACGGCCGGGAGTCACTGGGCTGGAGCCGGCGGTGCGCCTGTTCTACCAGTGGACACCAGCCGATCCGCTGGTCGCCCAGCAAGAGTGGTTGACGGTGGCCGGCTTTCCGACGGCCTGGGACGACACGATCGGCCGGGCGGAGGTGTCTGTCGCGGTGATCGATTCCGGGGTGGCAGCGCGTCATCCGGATCTGGCAGGAAAGCTGCTGCCGGGATACGACTACCTACGACGCGATCCTGATCCGGACGACGAGGTCGGGCATGGGACGGCGGTGGCGGGAGTCATCGCGGCTGCGGCTGATGGGCGCGGAATGGTGGGCGGTGCACCGGGTGTCAAGATCGTGCCGCTCAAGGTCGGCGATCAGATCGGTGCGAGTTCGCTCTTGATCGCGGAAGCGGTCTACGGAGCGATCGAGCGCGGCGTGCAGGTGATCAACTTGAGCCTGGGGGCGGATACGCCGAGCGGTGCGCTGGAACGCGCGATCGAGCAAGCGTACGCGCGAGGCATCGTGGTCGTCGCGGCGGCAGGCAACACGCCCGACAGTGTGACCTTCCCGGCCAGTTATCCTGAGGTGGTCGCGGTGGGCGGTGCGACGGCCGATGGCAAGCGCTTGGCCAGCTTTACCTCGCGGCTAACGCGGGTCGACCTGGTCGCACCAGCCGAGAACGTGCTGACGACGAGCTGGGACGGGCAAGAGCCCGGATGGGACCGGCGGACGGGTACCTCCTTCGCGGCGCCGATGGTGAGCGCGGCAGCAGCGCTGGTTCGTTCCATCGCGCCGGACAGCAGCGTGGAGTGGGTGCGGCAGACTCTGCGCGAGACGGCGTCCCCGCTGGATCCGCCGGGCCAGCCAGGGGCTGGCAGCGGACTCCTCTCGGCCAGGGGTGCGGTCGAGCGCGCAGTGCTGCGGCGCTTCGCCCAGACGTGGCAGCGGGCTGATCTCCCGGTGGCAGCCGGACAGGCGACCCGCTCGTGGGTGTGGGGCCCCAGCGCCTTCGCGGTCGGCCGCGAGCCGTATGCGGAGACGCGCGCCGGAACGCGCGCGGTGGCCTATTTCGACAAGGCGCGCCTGGAACTCACCGACCCCGATCGTTCTCCCGAGGATCCGTGGGCAGTGACCTCGGGGTTGCTCGCCCGCGAACTGATCAGCGGCATGGAACAAGTGGGAGACAGGCGGTTCGTCCCACGTTCGCCAGCCAGCATCCCGGTCGCTGGTGATCCGGACGATCGGCTCGGTCCGACATACGCGACGCTCGCTGCCGTGCTGGCTCTGCCACCGCTCGAAGAAGGAGAGCTGATCACGCAGACGATCGATCGGAGCGGCCGAGTCGGGAACGAGCAGCGTCTCGCTGGCTACGGCGTACGGGCCGGACCGCTCGTGCCGGAAACAGGCCATCGCGTCGCTTCGGTCTTCTGGGAGTTCTTGCAGGGGCGGGATGTCGTCTATACCGGCGGCCGTTTCGAGACGGCTGACCTGTTTTGGCCGCCGTTTGCGATCACCGGCTTCCCGATCACGGAAGCGTACTGGGCACGGGTCACGGTGGGCGGAGTGGTACGGGACGTGCTGGTCCAGTGCTTCGAGCGTCGTTGCCTGACGTATACGCCGGAGAACCTTCCTGGCTGGCGCGTGGAGCTCGGCAACGTGGGGCAGCACTACTACCGCTGGCGGTACGGCGCACTACCGGACCAGCCGCCAGCCAGTGACCCTGCGGCGATGGCCCCGGTGGACGGTAGCGGACGCGGCTGA
- a CDS encoding AAA domain-containing protein has protein sequence MPDHVESASDRALRAWRELAANPGIPQWLDVPVLVKPAPRRDERRKLVLHATTEDDRPLGYCTVYTNEWYPGCPNPNPFSHYFPVLAHVLEARARRGIATPLRLQVLRAVAAITASGWRQVILLKFIVAPEYTVTGSLVEQLYQCPLQVFFERFLGLPRDFREREPQPSDIRGRAIHAGYRRALVTFASTGDRQLAAAEYRAAVWAEWTRTIQTLLAAKETKDGLPPKDLRLSFEAANSILDQVERTLDPAAEPFELYLERLFYSPTRGLSGRADRVEVPLHPTASPLRIAEVKTRSFHAERDPLTGESVPGGLQALAYREVLQSVGFPSVDAVVELVDEKRLSAVPLEQHPLVRRLRLDLSRRDERLVDLIAQARNVFYCIASGLFTGYDRYRLHGATENWRLPKIIGQFDLLSEVPPCKPCVARSRRVCAQAREPDGKPLSGLFRYAPPALFSYWAWFHRQLKAEEHAERERFFHLTQTPAPLLEQEGITLSELRFRQQDGQRVTFERPGRRLDTRIREDDTVLITPQWPDGLRERIPRPGELFSVEGTVVALGEYEITVELRDRVPLTPDGHDPLYRIDQLTGWDMRAWQLEGLADFFVSSMTAASARGREIDWRELPALTQTVLGLRPPSLPQTASTLPGWLAGGLNQSQRRALAAALALQPGDLLLVQGPPGTGKTALIAAIVRGLLARALLDPARPAGRRPVLVLTNTHRAANEVVRKVRQDVPEVLPFLVRVGSEREDMEEEVAAQTLVARSGLSARVRRQPPDNDEAAIQRLLASSRRARTIREHAAVFVATLGAADAAELRGLTFETVIVDEAGQATEPAFLQALRRLPFGYAGRLILVGDENQLPPVVTTSESPATWPDVERLGIQPGDSLRTSAFERLHRRYPAACIRLTEQYRMNDPICDLVSHVFYQDELRPADRRIADRRLAHWLDELGVPIPSGIIGQSPPVVYLDTSDDPLARDSGAVFSADDEGRTNQREAELIAAVLAEFLRDLPESAHQTIIDQIGVISPYRRQNTLIRQELARAHPALARLRVDTVDRFQGGEREIIIVSLVNSNPAGEIGSLHAEWRRLNVALSRARSLLVFVGDRRTFTAPAKNDSEHEARERFRAVFERIEHLAARGDARILPTRDRFTAGRRDDR, from the coding sequence ATGCCTGACCACGTGGAATCCGCCAGCGACCGCGCACTCCGCGCCTGGCGAGAACTCGCCGCCAACCCTGGAATCCCACAGTGGCTCGACGTGCCCGTCTTAGTCAAACCAGCTCCCCGCCGCGACGAGCGGCGCAAGCTCGTCCTGCACGCGACCACCGAGGACGATCGTCCCCTGGGCTACTGCACTGTCTACACCAATGAGTGGTACCCGGGCTGTCCAAACCCCAACCCGTTCTCGCACTACTTCCCGGTACTCGCGCATGTCCTCGAGGCACGTGCCCGACGCGGCATCGCGACACCGCTCCGCTTGCAAGTGCTCCGAGCGGTCGCCGCCATCACCGCAAGCGGCTGGCGACAAGTCATCCTCCTCAAGTTCATCGTCGCACCAGAGTACACGGTGACGGGCAGCCTGGTCGAGCAACTCTATCAGTGCCCGCTCCAGGTGTTCTTCGAGCGCTTCCTCGGCCTGCCGCGCGACTTCCGCGAGCGCGAGCCGCAGCCGAGCGACATCCGCGGTCGCGCCATCCACGCTGGCTACCGTCGCGCGCTGGTGACCTTCGCCTCCACCGGTGACCGCCAGCTGGCCGCTGCCGAGTACCGAGCCGCTGTCTGGGCCGAGTGGACGCGCACGATCCAGACGCTGCTCGCCGCCAAAGAGACGAAAGACGGTCTTCCGCCCAAGGATCTGCGCCTCTCTTTCGAGGCAGCGAACTCCATCCTCGATCAGGTCGAGAGGACACTCGATCCGGCTGCCGAACCCTTCGAGCTCTACCTCGAGCGGCTCTTCTACTCCCCCACGAGAGGGCTCTCCGGCCGCGCTGACCGCGTCGAGGTTCCCCTCCACCCAACTGCCTCGCCACTGCGGATCGCCGAGGTCAAGACGCGCTCTTTCCACGCCGAGCGCGACCCGCTCACCGGCGAGAGCGTACCGGGCGGCTTGCAAGCCCTGGCCTACCGCGAAGTCTTGCAGAGCGTCGGGTTCCCGTCCGTCGATGCCGTGGTGGAACTGGTAGACGAAAAACGGCTCTCCGCCGTGCCGCTCGAGCAGCATCCGCTGGTACGGCGACTCCGCCTGGATCTCTCCCGCCGGGACGAGCGCCTCGTCGATCTCATCGCCCAAGCCCGCAACGTCTTCTATTGCATCGCCAGCGGTCTCTTCACCGGCTACGATCGCTACCGGCTCCATGGAGCTACCGAGAACTGGCGCCTGCCGAAGATCATCGGTCAATTCGACTTGCTCAGTGAAGTGCCTCCCTGTAAGCCGTGTGTCGCCCGTTCGCGCCGAGTCTGTGCGCAAGCGCGAGAACCGGACGGGAAGCCACTGAGTGGTCTCTTCCGCTACGCTCCCCCGGCGCTCTTCTCCTATTGGGCCTGGTTCCATCGCCAGCTCAAGGCCGAGGAGCATGCCGAGCGCGAGCGCTTCTTCCACCTCACCCAGACGCCCGCGCCGCTCCTCGAGCAGGAAGGGATCACGTTGAGCGAGCTGCGCTTCCGCCAGCAGGACGGGCAACGCGTCACCTTCGAACGCCCTGGGCGCCGGCTCGACACCCGGATCCGCGAGGACGATACGGTCCTGATCACGCCGCAATGGCCGGACGGGCTCCGCGAGCGCATCCCCCGCCCGGGTGAGCTCTTCTCGGTGGAGGGGACCGTCGTGGCGCTCGGCGAGTACGAGATCACCGTCGAGTTGCGTGATCGGGTACCGCTGACACCCGATGGACACGACCCTCTCTACCGGATCGATCAGCTCACCGGCTGGGACATGCGCGCCTGGCAACTCGAAGGACTGGCCGATTTCTTCGTCTCCTCGATGACCGCAGCATCAGCCCGGGGCCGAGAAATCGACTGGCGGGAACTTCCGGCGCTCACACAGACTGTCCTCGGTCTCCGCCCGCCGAGCCTACCCCAGACCGCGTCGACGCTTCCCGGCTGGCTCGCCGGCGGACTCAACCAGTCGCAACGCCGGGCACTGGCCGCGGCACTCGCGCTCCAGCCGGGTGACCTCTTGCTCGTCCAAGGGCCACCGGGTACCGGCAAAACGGCACTCATCGCCGCGATCGTGCGTGGTCTCCTCGCCCGCGCGCTGCTCGATCCGGCACGACCCGCCGGCCGCCGTCCCGTCCTCGTCCTCACCAACACGCACCGGGCAGCCAACGAGGTGGTACGCAAGGTGCGGCAGGACGTACCCGAAGTTCTCCCCTTCCTCGTCCGCGTCGGCAGCGAGCGCGAGGACATGGAAGAGGAAGTTGCTGCCCAGACACTGGTCGCCCGCAGCGGGCTCTCCGCCCGCGTGCGCCGCCAGCCACCGGACAACGACGAAGCGGCGATCCAACGGTTGCTCGCCTCCAGCCGCCGGGCGCGCACGATCCGCGAGCATGCTGCTGTCTTCGTCGCCACGCTGGGTGCCGCCGACGCAGCCGAGCTGCGCGGACTGACCTTCGAGACCGTCATCGTCGACGAGGCTGGACAAGCCACCGAGCCAGCGTTCCTCCAGGCGCTGCGGCGCCTTCCCTTCGGCTATGCCGGGCGGCTCATCCTCGTCGGCGACGAGAATCAGTTGCCGCCGGTGGTGACCACGTCCGAGTCACCAGCGACGTGGCCCGACGTGGAACGGCTCGGCATCCAACCGGGCGATAGCTTGCGCACCTCCGCCTTCGAACGCCTGCATCGTCGCTATCCCGCTGCCTGTATCCGGCTGACCGAGCAATACCGGATGAATGACCCGATCTGCGACCTGGTGAGTCACGTCTTCTACCAGGACGAGCTGCGTCCAGCCGATCGGCGGATCGCCGACCGCCGCCTGGCGCACTGGTTAGACGAGCTCGGCGTGCCGATCCCTTCAGGGATCATCGGCCAGAGCCCACCGGTCGTCTACCTCGACACGAGCGATGACCCACTCGCTCGCGACAGCGGCGCCGTCTTCTCGGCCGACGACGAGGGACGGACGAACCAGCGCGAAGCCGAACTGATCGCTGCCGTGCTCGCTGAGTTTCTCCGCGACCTGCCCGAGTCGGCCCACCAGACTATCATCGATCAGATCGGCGTCATCTCGCCATACCGGCGCCAGAACACGCTCATCCGCCAAGAGCTCGCCCGCGCTCACCCAGCGCTCGCGCGCCTGCGCGTCGACACGGTCGATCGCTTTCAGGGAGGCGAGCGCGAGATCATCATCGTCAGCTTGGTCAACAGCAACCCAGCGGGCGAGATCGGTTCGCTCCACGCCGAGTGGCGCCGGCTCAACGTCGCGCTGAGCCGCGCCCGCAGCCTGCTCGTCTTCGTCGGCGATCGCCGCACCTTCACGGCTCCAGCCAAGAACGACAGCGAACACGAGGCCCGCGAGCGCTTCCGTGCGGTCTTCGAGCGGATCGAGCACCTGGCTGCTCGCGGCGACGCACGCATCCTCCCGACACGCGATCGCTTCACTGCGGGGCGACGAGATGACCGCTGA
- a CDS encoding ABC transporter permease: MVAFLIRRILGLVLVWLGVTILVFSIMHLAPGDPAMIILGPKATAESLARLRHELGLDQPLPVQYLRWLGNVLQGDFGRSLQLKRDVSELLWTRFRATALLATAATVIAVAIGLTAGVVSATRQYSVWDRAAMLLALLGFCLPVFWLGLILQIGLAYRLPVFPVSGMNAPGQSGFLDTLHHLVLPAVTLGIGPAAVIARMTRSSVLEVIRQDFVRTARAKGLAERVVILRHVLRNALIPVLTIVGLQVGYLFGGAVLVEMVFSWPGLGLLMVNGILARDFPVVQGAVLVVATTYVLVNLLVDVLYTLVDPRVRT; the protein is encoded by the coding sequence ATGGTCGCGTTTCTGATCCGTCGCATCCTCGGACTCGTCCTGGTCTGGCTGGGTGTGACGATCCTGGTTTTCTCCATCATGCACCTTGCACCCGGCGATCCAGCCATGATCATTCTCGGGCCGAAGGCGACGGCGGAATCGCTGGCTCGCCTCCGTCATGAACTGGGACTCGACCAACCGCTGCCGGTCCAGTACCTGCGCTGGCTCGGAAACGTCCTGCAAGGCGACTTCGGACGATCCCTCCAGCTCAAGCGGGACGTCTCCGAGTTGCTCTGGACGCGTTTTCGAGCCACCGCTCTGCTCGCGACAGCAGCGACCGTGATCGCTGTCGCGATCGGCTTGACCGCTGGTGTTGTCTCGGCGACCCGGCAATACAGCGTCTGGGACCGTGCGGCGATGCTCTTGGCCTTGCTCGGTTTCTGCCTTCCCGTCTTCTGGCTCGGTTTGATCCTGCAGATTGGACTGGCCTATCGGCTGCCGGTCTTCCCGGTCTCTGGGATGAATGCGCCGGGCCAGTCCGGGTTCCTCGATACGCTCCATCATCTCGTCCTTCCGGCAGTCACGCTGGGTATCGGCCCTGCTGCCGTGATCGCCCGAATGACCCGCTCGAGCGTGCTCGAGGTCATCCGACAGGACTTTGTCCGGACGGCGCGCGCGAAGGGACTGGCCGAGCGTGTCGTGATCCTTCGGCATGTCCTTCGCAACGCGCTCATCCCGGTCCTGACCATCGTCGGTCTCCAGGTCGGCTACCTCTTTGGTGGCGCGGTGCTCGTCGAGATGGTCTTCTCGTGGCCCGGCCTCGGACTTCTCATGGTCAACGGCATCCTGGCGCGCGACTTTCCGGTTGTCCAGGGTGCAGTGCTGGTCGTGGCGACGACGTACGTGCTCGTCAATCTTCTGGTCGACGTGCTGTACACACTCGTTGATCCGCGCGTCCGAACGTGA
- a CDS encoding MFS transporter: MRPGAKAPVAGAALGSAPNWQRTLGALWLAQTLTIIGFSLRTPFLPFFVAELGARNLETQVLWAGAINAGGAAVMAITAPLWGALADRYGRKLMVLRAMVAGSLTIGLMALATSPWQLFVLRLVEGGFTGTVTASTTLAASTVPRERLGFGLGLMQMAVFSGSAVGPLIGGVLADQIGYRATFVLAGSLLLVSALLVAFLVEERFEPPPRRAGHGETGGETWQLLLAPALLGIVVSLFALRAASMALQPIVPLLVAQLARGSSAVNSLAGLAMGVSGMTSAVASVGLGRLSDRIGQRPLLIASGALAAATFLPLGLTTQVWQVIVLQALFGIASGGILPTANALVARLTPEGRRGTIYGFTTTASSLGAFVGPLVGTALAAALGLHAPFLVIGLALAVTVAWVARTLSPLERAERRAVLESGRD; the protein is encoded by the coding sequence GTGCGACCAGGCGCGAAGGCGCCAGTAGCTGGTGCTGCACTGGGCAGCGCTCCGAACTGGCAGCGAACACTCGGCGCACTCTGGCTCGCCCAAACGCTGACGATCATCGGGTTCAGCCTCCGGACGCCCTTCTTGCCGTTCTTCGTCGCCGAACTCGGCGCGAGGAACCTCGAAACGCAGGTCCTCTGGGCCGGAGCGATCAACGCTGGCGGAGCCGCGGTCATGGCGATCACCGCGCCGCTGTGGGGCGCTCTGGCCGACCGCTACGGGCGCAAGTTGATGGTGCTGCGCGCGATGGTCGCCGGCTCGCTCACGATCGGTCTGATGGCGCTGGCCACCAGCCCCTGGCAGCTCTTCGTCCTGCGGCTCGTCGAGGGCGGGTTCACCGGCACAGTCACTGCGTCGACGACGCTGGCTGCCTCGACCGTTCCCAGGGAGCGGCTCGGCTTCGGGCTGGGTCTCATGCAGATGGCAGTCTTCTCGGGTTCGGCCGTGGGCCCGCTGATCGGCGGGGTACTGGCGGACCAGATCGGCTACCGGGCGACGTTCGTTTTGGCTGGGAGTCTCCTCCTCGTCTCGGCGCTGCTCGTCGCGTTCCTGGTCGAAGAGCGTTTCGAGCCGCCGCCGCGACGAGCCGGCCACGGTGAGACAGGTGGCGAGACCTGGCAGCTGTTGCTGGCGCCGGCGCTGCTCGGAATCGTGGTCAGCCTGTTCGCCTTGCGGGCAGCTAGCATGGCGCTGCAGCCGATCGTCCCGCTCCTCGTCGCGCAGCTGGCACGCGGTTCCTCGGCGGTCAATTCCCTCGCCGGGCTGGCGATGGGGGTGAGCGGGATGACCAGCGCGGTCGCATCGGTCGGACTGGGCCGACTGAGCGACCGGATCGGCCAGCGACCGTTGCTGATCGCCAGCGGCGCGCTGGCGGCCGCCACCTTCCTCCCGCTGGGGCTGACGACTCAGGTGTGGCAGGTCATCGTGTTGCAGGCGCTCTTCGGCATCGCCTCCGGCGGCATACTGCCGACCGCGAACGCCCTGGTCGCGCGGCTTACGCCCGAAGGGCGGCGCGGGACCATTTACGGGTTCACGACAACGGCATCATCGCTGGGAGCCTTCGTCGGTCCGTTAGTGGGAACAGCGCTCGCGGCCGCGCTCGGGCTTCACGCACCTTTCCTCGTGATCGGTCTTGCGCTGGCGGTGACGGTCGCGTGGGTCGCGCGGACGCTTTCGCCACTCGAGCGAGCCGAGCGACGAGCTGTCCTCGAGTCCGGGCGCGACTGA
- a CDS encoding ABC transporter substrate-binding protein, with amino-acid sequence MHENQRMTRRNVLRLVALGAVAASTSGLLAACRVGQATPTPSEGAPIASPAPGTPPTGPAKTTIVVGLQAEPVTLDPHQVTDYNTGRAVDPMFERLVRFKDESTELEPGLAEKWDVSSDGLTYRFSLRSGITFHDGTPFDADAVVFSILRQIDPNHPYHDTGEFAYAEFTFGKVQSVKAVDPQTVEIVLKEPYAPFLSNVAIHAASIVSPAAVQKYGRDFSKNPVGTGPFRFVEWKPGVEVILERNPNWWGGQPQVERLIFRPIIEDRARLTEFEAGSIDFIVNIPPDDLPRLKQSPNVTVLEQPGMHVWYIVFNCRREPFNKKEVRQAVNYAINKEAIVNELLKGTGVLAKGPLPPVVWGYTDAVPDYRYDPAKAKELLAQAGYPNGFKVTFWVPESGSGMQQPKAMGAAIQADLRAVGIEAEIQTFEWGTYLDKVLGNPDELPEMFEMSWIGDNGDPDNFLFILLSGDAWPPNGFNMGYYKNEQVDELLRQAQRLNDRAKREQLYQQALKLLVEDAPWAWIDHETQIVAMKKFIQGFKLHPTGVFRFQNVTLASS; translated from the coding sequence ATGCACGAGAACCAACGGATGACGCGGCGTAACGTCTTGCGGTTGGTCGCGCTCGGAGCCGTCGCCGCGAGCACGAGCGGACTCCTCGCCGCGTGCCGCGTTGGTCAGGCCACACCGACACCGAGCGAGGGTGCGCCCATCGCGTCGCCAGCACCTGGGACTCCGCCAACGGGCCCAGCCAAGACGACGATCGTGGTCGGTCTTCAAGCCGAGCCGGTCACGCTCGATCCGCACCAGGTCACGGACTACAACACGGGTCGCGCGGTCGATCCCATGTTCGAGCGGCTGGTGCGCTTCAAGGACGAGAGCACCGAACTCGAGCCGGGTCTTGCCGAGAAGTGGGACGTCAGCAGCGATGGCCTGACGTATCGCTTCTCGCTGCGCTCCGGCATCACCTTTCACGACGGAACACCGTTCGATGCCGATGCGGTCGTTTTCAGCATCCTCCGGCAGATCGATCCCAACCATCCCTACCACGATACCGGCGAGTTCGCCTATGCAGAGTTCACCTTCGGGAAGGTGCAGTCGGTCAAAGCTGTCGACCCGCAGACGGTCGAGATCGTGTTGAAAGAGCCCTATGCGCCGTTCTTGTCCAATGTCGCCATCCACGCAGCGTCGATCGTCAGCCCGGCCGCCGTGCAGAAGTACGGTCGAGACTTCTCGAAGAACCCGGTCGGTACCGGGCCCTTCCGTTTCGTCGAGTGGAAGCCCGGAGTCGAGGTCATCCTGGAGCGCAACCCCAACTGGTGGGGTGGGCAACCGCAGGTCGAGCGCTTGATCTTCCGACCGATCATCGAGGATCGGGCTCGCCTCACGGAGTTCGAAGCCGGCTCGATCGACTTCATCGTGAACATTCCGCCGGACGACCTGCCTCGTCTCAAACAGTCACCGAATGTGACGGTACTCGAGCAACCGGGCATGCACGTCTGGTACATCGTCTTCAACTGCCGTCGCGAGCCGTTCAACAAGAAGGAAGTCCGCCAGGCGGTCAACTACGCCATCAATAAAGAAGCCATCGTGAACGAGCTGCTCAAGGGGACCGGTGTCTTGGCCAAAGGACCGTTGCCGCCGGTTGTCTGGGGCTACACCGACGCTGTGCCGGACTATCGGTACGATCCAGCCAAGGCGAAGGAGCTCCTGGCCCAAGCCGGTTATCCCAATGGCTTCAAGGTAACGTTCTGGGTCCCCGAATCGGGTTCCGGTATGCAGCAACCCAAAGCGATGGGTGCTGCGATCCAAGCGGACCTCCGCGCAGTCGGAATCGAGGCCGAGATCCAGACCTTCGAGTGGGGCACGTATCTCGACAAGGTACTGGGAAACCCGGACGAACTCCCTGAAATGTTCGAGATGTCCTGGATCGGCGACAACGGTGATCCTGACAACTTCCTGTTCATTCTCCTGAGCGGCGATGCCTGGCCGCCGAACGGCTTCAACATGGGCTATTACAAGAACGAGCAGGTCGACGAGCTCCTGCGGCAGGCACAGCGTCTCAACGATCGCGCCAAGCGCGAGCAGTTGTATCAACAGGCGCTCAAGCTGCTCGTCGAGGATGCTCCGTGGGCCTGGATCGACCACGAGACGCAAATCGTGGCGATGAAGAAGTTCATCCAGGGCTTCAAGCTGCATCCGACCGGCGTGTTCCGGTTCCAGAACGTGACTCTGGCGAGCAGCTGA